Proteins encoded within one genomic window of Ranitomeya variabilis isolate aRanVar5 chromosome 4, aRanVar5.hap1, whole genome shotgun sequence:
- the LOC143768183 gene encoding uncharacterized protein LOC143768183: protein MSSSSISFSLSTMSANDQEFVRELIDMYRSLPCLWKIKSADYSNRYKKKAAYEKLVALYKQHHPTETVDENIVRKKIQALRTVYKKEMNKVEKSVKSGAGTDDVFVQYSRQK from the exons ATGTCTGCCAATGACCAGGAGTTTGTTCGGGAACTCATCGACATGTACCGCTCCCTGCCCTGCTTGTGGAAGATCAAGTCTGCGgattacagcaaccgctacaagaagaaagctgcgtacgagaaactggtggccctctacaagcagcatcatcccactgagacggtggatgaaaacattgtgcggaagaagatccaggctctccgcacagtctacaaaaaagaaatgaacaaggtggaaaagtccgtgaagtctggggccggaaccgacgaCGT ATTCGTACAGTATAGCCGGCAAAAGTAG